Proteins found in one Herbiconiux sp. A18JL235 genomic segment:
- a CDS encoding ketopantoate reductase family protein: MKIAVIGAGAVGGAIAAVADRAGHDLVVTARGEHLATMQRDGLRLSGAWGEHLARPRAAETLLDLPDVANGEWRPELVLLAVKAQDARSALAANAPVLDGVPLVVVQNGLGGAEAASAQLPSTPVVGALALFAASYLDPGRVSITASGSTYLGRIPRIPSPAEAAHTTPPDDAAALRIAVEALSPVMPLETTDDFAGAQWTKLLVNHVNALPAITGLSVQQTIADRRLRAVLLASMKETIGIARAKGVRFAPVQGLDDRLLRFVQRAPRILAQLVPRAMARRMGATPNPGSTLQSIRRGQLTEIDHLNGAVVAAAADLGLPAPVNATLVSLVHAVERDHRFRTPAEVAAALPARR, encoded by the coding sequence ATGAAGATCGCCGTCATCGGGGCAGGTGCCGTGGGCGGGGCGATCGCCGCGGTCGCCGACCGCGCCGGCCATGACCTGGTCGTGACGGCGCGCGGCGAGCACCTCGCCACGATGCAGCGCGACGGGCTGCGCCTCTCGGGCGCCTGGGGCGAGCACCTCGCCCGGCCCCGCGCCGCCGAGACGCTCCTCGACCTGCCCGACGTGGCGAACGGCGAGTGGCGCCCCGAACTCGTGCTGCTCGCGGTCAAGGCTCAGGATGCGCGCTCGGCGCTCGCCGCGAACGCCCCGGTTCTCGACGGCGTTCCGCTGGTGGTGGTGCAGAACGGTCTCGGTGGTGCGGAGGCCGCGTCGGCCCAGCTCCCATCCACCCCGGTCGTCGGCGCCCTGGCCCTCTTCGCCGCCTCCTACCTCGACCCCGGCCGCGTCTCCATCACGGCCAGCGGCTCCACCTACCTCGGCCGCATCCCCCGCATCCCGTCGCCTGCCGAGGCAGCACACACGACGCCCCCCGACGACGCCGCGGCCCTCCGCATCGCCGTCGAGGCGCTCTCGCCGGTCATGCCCCTCGAGACCACCGACGACTTCGCCGGCGCCCAGTGGACCAAGCTCCTCGTCAACCACGTCAACGCCCTCCCCGCCATCACCGGACTCTCCGTGCAGCAGACCATCGCCGACCGGCGCCTGCGCGCCGTGCTCCTGGCGAGCATGAAGGAGACCATCGGCATCGCCCGCGCGAAGGGTGTGCGCTTCGCGCCGGTGCAGGGCCTCGACGACCGCCTGCTCCGCTTCGTGCAGCGCGCGCCGCGCATCCTGGCCCAGCTCGTGCCCCGAGCGATGGCGCGCCGGATGGGGGCGACGCCCAATCCCGGATCGACGCTGCAGAGCATCCGCCGCGGCCAGCTCACCGAGATCGACCACCTCAACGGCGCCGTCGTCGCTGCCGCCGCCGACCTCGGCCTCCCGGCCCCCGTCAACGCGACCCTCGTCTCCCTCGTTCACGCCGTCGAGCGCGACCACCGCTTCCGCACCCCCGCCGAGGTCGCCGCTGCCCTCCCCGCCCGCCGCTGA
- a CDS encoding aminotransferase class I/II-fold pyridoxal phosphate-dependent enzyme, translating into MPRLAPHTDSVPPSGIRRIFELAHVLDDVILLVIGEPDVPVAPPILAEGALAWTDDDTAYTPNGGITPLREAIVREVARRNGIHTDVERVWVTNGATQALFLAMSLVLDPGDEVLVPDPGYTTFTMNAHLLNAVPVPYPLRPENDFAPDLAELARLITPRTRLLVVNSPSNPLGAVFDERTLQALLDFAHEYDLWIISDEVYERFSYEHPHVSIASLQPSGGSESAPERADARGDDDRVITVFSASKTYALTGARVGWLLTPSGFAPLLRSAQEAMISCINTPAQRAVLAALEGSQQPVEDAAAHYRDNLAAATALLSERGIRYLEPTGAFYLWVDVSHATGGDVAGWAERFLLEQRVAVAPGSAFGRMGEGWIRLCVAASLDDLLEGIRRLPAPAFAPAPVSPERGVPATPTAQASPEPAEPAEPIGPATPDASLHATPTPQASPHAPTSAPSASTATPPPPAAR; encoded by the coding sequence ATGCCACGTCTCGCCCCGCACACCGACTCGGTGCCGCCGTCCGGCATCCGCCGCATCTTCGAGCTCGCCCACGTGCTCGACGACGTGATCCTCCTCGTCATCGGCGAACCCGACGTGCCGGTGGCCCCACCGATCCTGGCCGAGGGCGCCCTGGCCTGGACGGACGACGACACCGCCTACACCCCCAACGGCGGCATCACGCCGCTCCGCGAAGCGATCGTGCGCGAGGTCGCCCGCCGCAACGGCATCCACACCGACGTCGAACGCGTGTGGGTGACGAACGGCGCGACGCAGGCCCTCTTCCTCGCCATGTCGCTCGTGCTCGACCCGGGCGACGAGGTGCTCGTGCCCGATCCGGGTTACACCACGTTCACCATGAACGCGCACCTGTTGAACGCCGTCCCGGTGCCCTACCCCCTGCGCCCCGAGAACGACTTCGCGCCCGACCTCGCCGAGCTGGCCCGCCTGATCACACCGCGCACCCGCCTCCTCGTCGTCAACTCGCCGTCGAACCCCCTCGGAGCCGTCTTCGACGAGCGCACCCTCCAGGCCCTCCTCGACTTCGCCCACGAGTACGACCTCTGGATCATCAGCGACGAGGTCTACGAACGATTCAGCTACGAGCATCCGCACGTCAGCATCGCCTCGCTCCAACCCTCCGGAGGGTCGGAGAGCGCGCCGGAGAGAGCGGATGCTCGGGGCGACGACGACCGCGTGATCACTGTCTTCTCGGCGTCGAAGACCTACGCGCTCACGGGTGCCCGGGTCGGCTGGCTGCTCACCCCCTCGGGCTTCGCCCCCCTGCTGAGGTCGGCGCAGGAGGCGATGATCAGCTGCATCAACACCCCGGCACAGCGCGCGGTGCTCGCGGCACTCGAGGGTTCGCAGCAACCGGTCGAGGATGCCGCGGCCCACTACCGCGACAACCTCGCCGCCGCGACGGCGCTGCTGAGTGAGCGCGGCATCCGCTACCTCGAGCCCACCGGCGCGTTCTATCTCTGGGTCGACGTGTCGCACGCGACTGGCGGAGACGTGGCCGGCTGGGCCGAGCGGTTCCTCCTCGAGCAGCGCGTCGCCGTCGCGCCGGGCAGCGCGTTCGGGCGCATGGGGGAGGGGTGGATCCGCCTCTGCGTCGCCGCCTCCCTCGACGACCTGCTCGAGGGCATCCGCCGCCTCCCGGCCCCGGCCTTCGCCCCCGCTCCGGTTTCGCCCGAGCGCGGCGTGCCCGCGACGCCTACCGCGCAGGCGTCGCCCGAGCCCGCCGAGCCCGCCGAGCCCATCGGGCCGGCGACGCCGGACGCATCCCTGCATGCGACGCCCACCCCTCAGGCTTCGCCCCACGCACCCACATCCGCGCCGTCCGCCTCGACCGCGACGCCACCGCCGCCGGCGGCACGATGA
- the rpsT gene encoding 30S ribosomal protein S20: MANIKSQIKRIGTNKKAQERNKAVKSELKTAIRATREAVVAGDKEKAATALTFASKKLDKAASKGVIHKNQAANRKSAIAKQVAAL, from the coding sequence GTGGCAAACATCAAGTCGCAGATCAAGCGCATCGGCACCAACAAGAAGGCCCAGGAGCGCAACAAGGCCGTCAAGAGCGAGCTCAAGACCGCCATCCGCGCCACCCGTGAGGCCGTCGTCGCCGGCGACAAGGAGAAGGCGGCCACCGCGCTGACCTTCGCGAGCAAGAAGCTCGACAAGGCTGCGTCGAAGGGCGTCATCCACAAGAACCAGGCGGCGAACCGCAAGTCGGCCATCGCCAAGCAGGTCGCCGCTCTCTGA
- the holA gene encoding DNA polymerase III subunit delta, with protein MAVARGAKAPAKSAAKVAIPQIAWNEVRPASVVLVSGTEGFLADRAIRRLRDLLKAEDPSLEVTDIDAASYAPGELMTLASPSLFDEPRLIRVSAVEKCTDAFIEETLAYLAYPADDTYLVLRHGGGVRGKKLLEGVRAAAGVAVEVVCAELKRDTDKYEFASAEFRTAGKRVTPGALRALVSAFTDDLAELSAACNQLISDTTEEVTEVTVERYYAGRVETNAFAVADSALAGHYGESLALLRHALASGADPVPMVAAFAMKLRTMAKVLGARGGSAQLAGQLGMAPWQIDRARRDLAGWDGQGLGRCIQVLAETDESIKGAGRDPVFALERMISIISARGTL; from the coding sequence ATGGCGGTCGCACGTGGGGCGAAGGCTCCGGCCAAGTCGGCGGCGAAGGTCGCCATCCCGCAGATCGCGTGGAACGAGGTGCGGCCCGCCTCCGTCGTGCTGGTGTCTGGCACCGAGGGGTTCCTCGCCGATCGCGCCATCCGTCGCCTCCGCGACCTCCTGAAGGCAGAAGACCCGAGCCTCGAGGTCACCGACATCGACGCGGCCTCCTACGCTCCGGGCGAGCTCATGACCCTGGCGAGTCCCTCGCTCTTCGACGAGCCGCGTCTCATCCGCGTCTCGGCGGTCGAGAAGTGTACCGACGCGTTCATCGAGGAGACCCTCGCCTATCTCGCCTACCCGGCAGACGACACCTACCTGGTACTGCGGCACGGCGGGGGAGTTCGTGGCAAGAAGCTCCTCGAGGGGGTGCGCGCCGCAGCCGGGGTCGCGGTCGAGGTCGTCTGCGCCGAACTCAAACGCGACACCGACAAATACGAGTTCGCCTCGGCGGAGTTCAGAACGGCGGGCAAGCGGGTCACGCCCGGCGCGCTGCGCGCGCTCGTATCGGCCTTCACAGACGACCTCGCCGAGCTCTCGGCCGCGTGCAACCAGCTCATCTCCGACACCACGGAGGAGGTCACCGAGGTCACCGTCGAGCGCTACTACGCCGGCCGGGTCGAGACCAACGCCTTCGCGGTCGCCGATTCGGCCCTCGCCGGCCACTACGGCGAGTCGCTCGCGCTCCTCCGGCACGCGCTCGCATCGGGCGCAGACCCGGTTCCGATGGTCGCGGCCTTCGCGATGAAGCTGCGCACCATGGCGAAGGTGCTGGGCGCGCGGGGCGGCTCGGCTCAACTCGCCGGTCAGCTCGGCATGGCCCCCTGGCAGATCGATCGCGCCCGCCGCGATCTCGCCGGCTGGGACGGCCAGGGCCTCGGCCGCTGCATCCAAGTCCTCGCCGAAACCGACGAGAGCATCAAGGGCGCCGGCCGCGACCCCGTCTTCGCCCTAGAACGCATGATCAGCATCATCTCCGCCCGCGGCACCCTCTGA
- a CDS encoding ComEC/Rec2 family competence protein, producing the protein MRGDLRLALPAAAAWVTALVIVGLPDSVPWAAAGLWMGAALVLVVMLLLRRRDEPRPEGLDVPEGRPAGVAVAIVAVTLAAAALVCTSVAAQNPRRHPAELPVAGDSMMGSAVLRVTGLSEAAPAPFGSARSRVQVPAELATFTTGNVETVARSPVLVFTEVDDPESLRIGAVLAARGTLTAVESGGSREFLLFGRGEAEVVAAPGWWLDWADQVRRSFRASVESLPGDGRELLTGLAIGDDRQVSDELTEAMTNTGLTHLTAVSGANCAVVVGTVVLVGGALGASRRVRLVCGLATLVLFVVLVTPEPSVLRAATMATIVLVVTLLGRPAAGLPPLFLSVVVLLTVDPWLSRSAGFALSVLATAGLLLLTRPLAALAGRLMPRWLALAVAVPVAAQLACQPVLFLLSPQLTPYTVPANLLAEPAAAAVSVLGLGVCLLGVLAPGLASAAAWLPWVPSAWIGAVARFFAGLPFAVVPFADSLLAASVALAVLGAVVFCIAAARRHRSATRAVAGGCAAVVVVSVGLATGGVIARDGAIPPGWMIAACDIGQGDAVVLRSAGSVALVDVGPEPEPLEECLADLGIERIDLLVLTHYDRDHVGGVDAVIGRVSTAVVGPPDGAADDRLLDRLDEGGAHLVDGVGGLHGELGALGWSVLWPQPHTRLRGNDASVTVLFTGPLTALFLGDLGESAQNALVATGSLGRVDVVKVSHHGSADQSDRLYTRVSARLGLISVGTDNGYGHPTDRLLSLLARTGTQAFRTDTLGLITVSVPPAAPDASAADPPALSVWSEHRPP; encoded by the coding sequence ATGCGCGGAGACCTGCGGCTCGCGCTGCCGGCCGCGGCGGCGTGGGTGACCGCTCTCGTGATCGTCGGGCTGCCCGACTCGGTGCCGTGGGCGGCAGCCGGTCTCTGGATGGGCGCCGCGCTCGTCTTGGTCGTCATGCTTCTCCTGCGCCGGCGCGACGAGCCGAGGCCGGAAGGACTCGACGTGCCCGAGGGGCGCCCGGCCGGAGTGGCTGTGGCGATCGTCGCGGTCACCCTGGCCGCCGCGGCGCTCGTGTGCACCTCCGTGGCCGCGCAGAACCCGAGACGACATCCCGCCGAGCTGCCGGTCGCGGGAGACTCGATGATGGGGTCGGCGGTGCTGCGCGTCACCGGGCTGTCGGAGGCCGCCCCGGCGCCCTTCGGTTCGGCGCGATCCCGCGTGCAGGTGCCCGCGGAGCTCGCGACGTTCACCACCGGGAACGTCGAGACGGTCGCCCGCTCGCCTGTGCTCGTCTTCACCGAGGTCGACGACCCGGAGTCGCTCCGCATCGGCGCCGTCCTGGCGGCACGGGGCACCCTCACCGCGGTGGAGTCCGGTGGCTCCCGTGAGTTCCTGCTCTTCGGCAGAGGTGAGGCGGAGGTCGTCGCCGCGCCGGGGTGGTGGCTCGACTGGGCCGATCAGGTGCGCCGGTCGTTCCGTGCGTCGGTCGAGTCGCTGCCCGGCGACGGCCGCGAGCTGCTCACCGGTCTCGCCATCGGCGACGACCGGCAGGTCTCCGATGAGTTGACCGAGGCGATGACGAACACGGGGCTCACCCACCTCACCGCCGTCTCCGGCGCGAACTGCGCCGTCGTCGTGGGTACCGTGGTGCTGGTCGGCGGTGCCCTCGGGGCGAGCCGTCGGGTTCGTCTGGTGTGCGGACTGGCGACCCTGGTGCTCTTCGTCGTGCTGGTCACTCCCGAGCCGAGCGTGCTGCGAGCGGCGACGATGGCGACGATCGTTCTCGTGGTGACGCTTCTGGGGCGCCCGGCGGCGGGGCTGCCGCCACTGTTCCTGTCGGTCGTCGTGCTCCTCACGGTCGACCCGTGGCTCTCGCGGAGCGCGGGCTTTGCCCTCTCGGTGCTGGCCACTGCCGGGCTCCTCCTGCTCACCCGGCCGCTCGCAGCGCTCGCCGGCCGCCTGATGCCCCGGTGGCTGGCCCTCGCGGTCGCTGTCCCGGTCGCCGCACAGCTGGCGTGCCAGCCGGTGCTCTTCCTGCTCTCGCCGCAGCTGACGCCCTACACGGTGCCGGCGAACCTGCTCGCGGAGCCCGCCGCCGCTGCGGTCAGCGTGCTGGGCCTCGGTGTCTGCCTGCTCGGGGTCCTCGCCCCGGGCCTCGCCTCCGCGGCCGCGTGGTTGCCCTGGGTGCCGTCCGCCTGGATCGGGGCGGTGGCCCGCTTCTTCGCCGGTCTCCCGTTCGCCGTCGTGCCGTTCGCCGACAGCCTGCTCGCCGCATCAGTCGCCCTCGCGGTGCTCGGCGCCGTCGTGTTCTGCATCGCCGCGGCGCGGAGGCACCGGAGCGCGACGCGCGCGGTGGCGGGCGGCTGTGCAGCCGTCGTCGTGGTGTCGGTCGGGCTCGCGACCGGCGGTGTCATCGCGCGCGACGGCGCGATACCGCCGGGGTGGATGATCGCCGCCTGCGACATCGGGCAAGGCGACGCGGTGGTGCTCCGCAGCGCGGGCAGTGTCGCGCTCGTCGACGTGGGGCCCGAACCCGAACCGCTCGAGGAGTGTCTCGCCGACCTCGGCATCGAGCGGATCGACTTGCTCGTTCTCACCCACTACGACCGCGACCACGTCGGTGGTGTCGACGCCGTGATCGGCCGGGTCTCCACCGCGGTCGTCGGGCCGCCCGACGGCGCCGCCGACGACCGCCTGCTCGATCGGCTCGACGAGGGTGGAGCCCACCTCGTCGACGGGGTCGGCGGCCTGCACGGCGAGCTGGGAGCGCTCGGCTGGAGCGTCCTCTGGCCCCAGCCCCACACCCGTCTCCGGGGCAACGACGCCAGTGTCACCGTGCTGTTCACCGGGCCCCTCACCGCGCTCTTCCTGGGCGATCTCGGCGAATCGGCGCAGAACGCCCTCGTCGCCACCGGCAGTCTCGGCCGTGTCGACGTCGTGAAGGTCTCCCACCACGGCTCCGCCGACCAGAGCGACCGCCTCTATACGCGAGTCTCCGCGCGGCTCGGCCTCATCTCGGTGGGCACCGACAACGGCTACGGCCACCCCACCGACCGACTTCTCTCCCTCCTCGCCCGCACGGGCACCCAGGCCTTCCGCACCGACACCCTGGGCCTCATCACCGTCAGCGTCCCGCCAGCAGCCCCCGATGCCTCCGCTGCCGACCCTCCAGCCCTCAGCGTCTGGAGCGAGCACCGCCCGCCCTAG
- a CDS encoding helix-hairpin-helix domain-containing protein translates to MSLPEPPPNAAPTGPSVRVRVGVGAAVVLVVAALVVSVLITALAPMGATTVVAGSAGADSGAGPTEPPAGLGVSAVSAETPDGGNPTPAPIMVHLLGAVAAPGVYELASGARVVDVVVLAGGFTDQAERSSVNLARPLVDGEQLRVLAVGEAPPEVAPGSVGGASGGSGASGGVGASAGAGAGGVIDLNRATAADLDTLPRIGPAMAARIVAWRDENGPFSSIDDLLQVTGIGEKTLEGLRDLVRV, encoded by the coding sequence ATGTCCCTGCCCGAGCCACCTCCGAACGCCGCGCCGACCGGGCCCTCCGTGCGGGTGCGCGTGGGGGTCGGGGCGGCGGTCGTGCTGGTGGTGGCGGCGCTGGTCGTCTCGGTGCTCATCACGGCGCTGGCGCCGATGGGGGCGACGACGGTGGTGGCGGGGAGTGCCGGCGCTGACTCGGGCGCTGGGCCGACCGAGCCACCTGCTGGGCTCGGTGTGTCTGCGGTGTCCGCTGAAACGCCCGACGGAGGCAACCCGACACCTGCACCGATCATGGTCCACCTGCTCGGTGCCGTCGCGGCGCCCGGGGTCTACGAGCTCGCGAGCGGGGCCAGAGTCGTCGACGTCGTCGTGCTGGCGGGTGGGTTCACCGATCAGGCGGAGCGCTCGTCGGTGAACCTGGCGCGGCCGCTCGTCGATGGCGAGCAGCTGCGGGTGCTCGCGGTGGGGGAGGCGCCGCCCGAGGTCGCCCCCGGGAGCGTGGGGGGCGCATCCGGGGGGTCTGGCGCATCCGGAGGTGTGGGCGCATCCGCGGGCGCGGGCGCGGGCGGGGTCATCGACCTGAATCGGGCCACCGCGGCCGATCTCGACACGCTGCCCCGCATCGGGCCCGCGATGGCTGCACGCATCGTCGCGTGGCGCGACGAGAACGGCCCGTTCTCCTCGATCGACGACCTGCTGCAGGTCACCGGCATCGGTGAGAAGACTCTCGAGGGTCTTCGCGACCTGGTGCGTGTGTGA
- the leuS gene encoding leucine--tRNA ligase produces MNESHVVTENTFDEPGQAHDEAERYDIRALQEKWLPRWEELKPFSTDLDGDKRPRKYVLDMFPYPSGDLHMGHAEAYALGDVVARYWRQQGFNVLHPIGWDSFGLPAENAAIKRGLDPREWTYDNIAQQHSSFKKYAGSFDWDRVLHTSDPEYYKWNQWLFLKMYEKGLAYRKASWVNWDPVDQTVLANEQVLPDGTSERSGAVVVKKKLTQWYFRITDYADRLLDDLKQLEGTWPAKVIAMQRNWIGRSVGADVDFVIEGRDEKVTVFTTRPDTLYGATFMVVAPDSDLAQELVATGTGDDADAVRERFAKYLAEVQKSSETERQATDRPKTGIFLDRYAINPVNGERLPIWAADYVLADYGHGAVMAVPAHDQRDLDFARAFGLPVRVVVDTLAPVTGVIPVLDPDDLPELEDLDPATTGIALAGEGRLINSGPLDGLSKSNAIRKIIEILEAAGTGRPAKNYRLRDWLISRQRYWGTPIPIIHGADGSEHPVPEDQLPVLLPPTEGLNLTPKGTSPLGGAADWVNVPNPVDGTPALRDPDTMDTFVDSSWYFLRFLSPNDDTQAFDPKEVDKWAPVDQYVGGVTHAILHLLYARFITKVLFDLGYVGFTEPFSALLNQGMVLMDGSAMSKSKGNLVRLSDQLEEHGVDAVRLTMAFAGPPEDDIDWADVSPAGSAKFLARAWRLTADVTSPPSVNWREGDRALRRVTHRFLAEAPGLIEAFKFNVVVARLMELVNAARKAIDSGPGGSDPAVREAVETIALGLSLFAPYTAEDMWERLGYEPSIANYGWRGADPSLLTEDTVTAVVQVDGKVRDRLEVSPKIDGAALEAEARELASVKRSIGDREVVTVVARAPRLINFVTRPAS; encoded by the coding sequence ATGAATGAGAGTCACGTGGTCACCGAGAACACCTTCGACGAGCCCGGCCAGGCACACGACGAGGCCGAGCGCTACGACATCCGTGCCCTTCAGGAGAAGTGGCTTCCCCGCTGGGAGGAGCTGAAGCCGTTCAGCACCGACCTCGACGGCGACAAGCGCCCGCGCAAGTACGTGCTCGACATGTTCCCCTACCCGTCGGGCGACCTGCACATGGGCCACGCCGAGGCCTACGCGCTGGGCGACGTCGTGGCGCGCTACTGGCGACAGCAGGGCTTCAACGTGCTGCACCCCATCGGCTGGGACTCGTTCGGCCTGCCCGCCGAGAACGCCGCCATCAAACGCGGCCTCGACCCCCGCGAGTGGACCTACGACAACATCGCGCAGCAGCACTCGAGCTTCAAGAAGTACGCCGGCTCGTTCGACTGGGACCGCGTGCTGCACACCTCAGACCCCGAGTACTACAAGTGGAACCAGTGGCTGTTCCTCAAGATGTACGAGAAGGGCCTCGCCTACCGCAAGGCCAGCTGGGTCAACTGGGACCCGGTCGACCAGACCGTGCTCGCCAACGAGCAGGTGCTGCCCGACGGCACCTCCGAGCGCTCGGGCGCCGTCGTGGTGAAGAAGAAGCTCACCCAGTGGTACTTCCGCATCACCGACTACGCCGACCGCCTGCTCGATGACCTCAAGCAGCTCGAGGGCACCTGGCCTGCCAAGGTCATCGCGATGCAGCGCAACTGGATCGGCCGCTCCGTCGGCGCCGACGTCGACTTCGTCATCGAGGGCCGTGACGAGAAGGTCACGGTCTTCACCACCCGGCCCGACACGCTCTACGGCGCGACCTTCATGGTGGTCGCCCCCGATTCCGACCTGGCCCAGGAACTCGTCGCCACGGGCACCGGAGACGACGCGGATGCTGTGCGCGAACGCTTCGCGAAGTACCTCGCCGAGGTGCAGAAGTCGTCGGAGACCGAGCGGCAGGCGACCGACCGGCCGAAGACGGGCATCTTCCTCGACCGCTACGCCATCAACCCGGTGAACGGGGAGCGTCTGCCCATCTGGGCAGCCGACTACGTGCTCGCCGACTACGGGCACGGCGCCGTCATGGCGGTGCCCGCGCACGACCAGCGCGACCTCGACTTCGCTCGCGCCTTCGGGCTTCCGGTTCGGGTGGTCGTCGACACGCTGGCGCCGGTCACCGGTGTCATCCCGGTGCTCGACCCCGACGACCTGCCCGAGCTCGAAGACCTCGACCCCGCCACCACGGGAATCGCCCTGGCGGGCGAGGGGCGGCTCATCAACTCCGGCCCGCTCGACGGGCTGTCGAAGTCGAACGCCATCCGCAAGATCATCGAGATCCTCGAGGCGGCGGGCACCGGGCGGCCGGCCAAGAACTACCGCCTGCGTGACTGGCTCATCTCGAGGCAGCGCTACTGGGGTACGCCCATCCCGATCATCCACGGTGCCGACGGCTCCGAGCATCCGGTGCCCGAAGACCAGCTGCCCGTGCTGCTGCCGCCCACCGAAGGGCTGAACCTCACGCCCAAGGGCACCTCGCCGCTCGGCGGGGCCGCCGACTGGGTGAACGTGCCGAACCCCGTCGACGGCACGCCGGCGCTCCGCGACCCCGACACGATGGACACCTTCGTCGACAGCTCGTGGTACTTCCTGCGCTTCCTGTCGCCGAACGACGACACGCAGGCGTTCGACCCGAAAGAGGTCGACAAGTGGGCGCCCGTCGACCAGTACGTGGGCGGTGTGACGCACGCCATCCTGCACCTGCTCTACGCCCGCTTCATCACGAAGGTGCTGTTCGACCTCGGCTACGTCGGATTCACCGAACCCTTCAGCGCGCTGCTCAACCAGGGCATGGTGCTCATGGACGGATCGGCGATGTCGAAGTCGAAGGGCAACCTGGTTCGGCTTTCCGACCAGCTCGAGGAGCACGGTGTCGACGCGGTGCGTCTCACCATGGCGTTCGCCGGGCCGCCGGAAGACGACATCGACTGGGCCGACGTGTCGCCGGCCGGTTCGGCCAAGTTCCTGGCGCGCGCCTGGAGGCTCACCGCCGACGTCACCTCTCCGCCCTCGGTCAACTGGCGTGAGGGCGACCGTGCGCTGCGACGGGTCACCCATCGTTTCCTCGCCGAGGCGCCCGGGCTCATCGAGGCCTTCAAGTTCAACGTGGTCGTGGCGCGCCTGATGGAGCTCGTGAACGCCGCCCGCAAGGCCATCGACTCGGGCCCCGGCGGCTCCGACCCGGCTGTTCGTGAGGCGGTCGAGACGATCGCGCTCGGGCTGTCGCTGTTCGCGCCGTACACCGCGGAGGACATGTGGGAGCGGCTCGGCTACGAGCCGTCGATCGCGAACTACGGCTGGCGCGGGGCCGACCCGTCGCTGCTCACCGAGGACACCGTTACTGCCGTGGTGCAGGTCGACGGCAAGGTGCGCGACCGGCTCGAGGTGTCGCCGAAGATCGACGGGGCCGCCCTCGAGGCGGAGGCGCGCGAGCTGGCGTCGGTGAAGCGGTCGATCGGCGACCGGGAGGTCGTGACGGTGGTGGCGCGGGCGCCGCGACTGATCAACTTCGTGACGAGGCCCGCTTCGTAG